From one Gracilinanus agilis isolate LMUSP501 chromosome 5, AgileGrace, whole genome shotgun sequence genomic stretch:
- the PRIM1 gene encoding DNA primase small subunit: MEAFNPAELPELLKLYYRRLFPFSQYYRWLNYGGVVKNYFQHREFSFTLKDDIYIRYQSFNNQSEMEKEIQKLNPYKIDIGAVYSHRPIQHSTVKLGAFQAQEKELVFDIDMTDYDDVRRCCSSADICSKCWTLMTMAVRILDRALKEDFGFRHCLWVYSGRRGVHCWVCDEAVRKLSSAVRSGIVEYLSLVKGGEDMKKKVHLGTKIHPFVRKSIDIVEKYFEEYALAGQDILENKENWDKILTLIPESLHADLQLGFQKCHNSVQRWEYLKKIVSKNRNPVRNEKFGAFVEYEIMLQYCFPRLDINVSKGINHLLKSPFSVHPKTGRISVPIDLQKVDQFDPFAVPTISQICHELDTASTNEEEGNKENEAEAEVKRRTRDYKKTSLAPYVRSFEQFLEELDKSRKGELLRKSDTQRDF, from the exons ATGGAGGCGTTTAACCCCGCCGAGCTGCCTGAGCTGCTCAAGCTGTATTACCGGAggctcttccccttctcccaatacTATCGCTGGCTCAACTATGGCGGAG TGGTGAAGAATTATTTTCAGCACCGGGAGTTTTCATTCACTCTGAAAGATGATATATACATTCGCTACCAGTCTTTCAACAACCaaagtgaaatggaaaaggagatacagaAGTTGAATCCCTACAAAATTGATATCGGAGCAGTATATTCGCACAGA CCCATCCAGCACAGTACGGTGAAGCTGGGGGCTTTTCAGGCGCAGGAGAAAGAGCTGGTGTTTGACATCGACATGACGGACTATGACGACGTGAGGAGGTGCTGTAG TTCTGCAGATATCTGTTCCAAATGCTGGACCCTCATGACGATGGCCGTCCGCATCCTAGACAGAGCCCTGAAAG AGGACTTTGGATTTAGACATTGCCTCTGGGTATACTCGGGAAGGAGAGGTGTTCACTGTTGGGTCTGTGATGAAGCCGTCAGGAAACTGTCGTCAGCCGTTCGCTCTGGGATAGTAGAATATCTGAGTCTTGTGAAG GGAGGAGAAGACATGAAAAAGAAGGTTCATCTCGGTACAAAGATTCACCCTTTTGTCAG AAAATCAATAGACatagtagaaaaatattttgaagaatatGCCCTGGCTGGTCAAGATATTCTTGAAAACAAAGAGAACTGGGATAAGATTTTAACTCTTATTCCTGAAT CCCTTCATGCTGATCTTCAGCTAGGATTCCAAAAGTGTCACAATTCAGTCCAGCGCTGggaatatttgaagaaaatagtGAGCAAAAATCGG aat CCTGTcagaaatgagaaatttggagCCTTCGTAGAGTATGAGATCATGCTGCAATACTGTTTTCCTCGCCTGGATATTAATGTTAGCAAAGGAATCAATCATTTACTGAAGAGTCCATTCAGTGTTCATCCTAAAACAG GTCGTATTTCTGTTCCTATTGATTTGCAGAAAGTGGATCAGTTTGACCCTTTTGCTGTTCCTACCATAAG CCAGATCTGCCACGAATTAGATACGGCGTCCACTAACGAAGAGGAAGGGAACAAGGAGAACGAAGCCGAGGCCGAAGTCAAGCGTCGCACAAGAG ATTATAAGAAGACCAGTCTAGCTCCCTATGTGAGAAGTTTTGAACAATTTTTGGAAGAACTGGATAAGTCCAGAAAAGGAGAACTTctgaggaagagtg ATACACAGAGAGATTTCTGA